DNA sequence from the Acidobacteriota bacterium genome:
CTAAGGTTACCATCTTGTCGGTCGGATTCTCGATGGGAGTGATGTAGGATTGAGAAGGTTGAACAGAAACGGCTTTCATCCGGTGCACAGAGCCTCCTCCCATAAGTGGCAAAGAAGCAAAACAAACTTTTTGTTTTATACTATATAAGAAAAATCTTGTCAACATGCGAGTCGATCCAGGGGCAGGCGACATAAAAGGAGGTAAAAGAACATAACTGATATTCATATCCATTTATCAATTTTTTCTTTAAATGCAAAGTTTGCAAATTCATTTTGCATTTTTGTCGAGTGGAGCAGTGGCGCAGTGCCGTGCAGGATATCCCTTGACTGTGTCCGCCGTTTCCAGCTTCGTGCCCGTTTAGAGATTTCCATCGACCCGTTTCCACCACCCCCTCATCAAACCGTACGTGAGGTTTTCCCTCACACGCTTCATCGCTTTCTGCGTTGGAAAACCGTAGCAGAAGCTCCTGCTGCGATCCTTATCATCACAGTACCGTACCAGCTTGGTGTCTTGATGTCTCTCCTGCCAGTACTTGTCCGGAGGATGCAGGTAGATATTCGCCAGAAGAGGAGAGAGAACCCCTCCCTGCGGCGTCCCTTCCTGTGCTCTTAACACTTTATCCCGATCAATATCTTTGCCTTTAACCACCATCGAATCAGGCGCAAAATCCATTTGTCCCGGACTCGGCGTCGGACAAGACTGAGCAGTAAGTCATGATCAATGGTGTCAAAGAAGGATTTGATATCAGCATCGATGCTGAGCTTGCCATTGGATTTCAGTATGAACTTTGAACCCTTATCCATGCTGTCCAGAGCACTTCCCATTGACACACTTTGTCGTACAGGATTCCAAACGTGCGCTTCGTGTCCTTCTTGGCCGCTGTATGGAGTCTATCCTTGAGTACCTGAACCTTTCTATGGGTGCGTTGAGCCAAAGGGCTTTCCCCTTTGGCAGTCACCAGTCCTTCCTCACAAGAATAGACTCCGACTGAAGCAGGGCTCCTACCCTCCGACAGGGTTTTGCTGTCCCTGTCATCCTCAGGCTTATGAGCCCCTCCGACTTCCAGGAATGCCTCAACTCCCTTTCGGGTTTCTCCCTTATAGAAGCTGCCATAAGTGGTTCGAGTTCCACCTGCACCCTGGATCTCCCTTGTTAGCACCTCCTCCTTCCTGACATACCGTCGCTGACACGCCGAGGGATACGGTGACGTCTTCTCCCTTCTTTCTTTCACCGTTGCTGCCTTCGCCGTTGCACAAGCGGCTCGGCATCCCTGTCCATCCACTCTCCCATCAATTCCTGTAGATGCTGCATGACGGCGCTGCATCTGCGTTCCCTTTCGGTACGGTCTGCCAGTTCGCCCGCTGGCCCGGGATGGGTTCTGGCCACGCATTGTCAGGCATGCTCCATTGCAGCAGCTTACGCCGCTACAACCTGCCTCAGGCTAACAGACTTTTGGGCTTTATCTGTGTGGGCTTCTTTCATCCCGCTGGATTCGGTGTTACAAGGCACGCTGTGCACCTTTAGCACTAGAAATAGCATTTCACGCAATAAAAGCAAGCTTTTGAGTCGATCAAAATTTTGATCTTGTAAAAGCTTGAGAGCATTGGCATGAAATCCT
Encoded proteins:
- a CDS encoding reverse transcriptase domain-containing protein, which encodes MVVKGKDIDRDKVLRAQEGTPQGGVLSPLLANIYLHPPDKYWQERHQDTKLVRYCDDKDRSRSFCYGFPTQKAMKRVRENLTYGLMRGWWKRVDGNL